The sequence ACCGACCGGGACTCAACCATCCGTTATGTTTTACTGTAGAACGAACCGAATAGGAACGGTGAACTGGACAGAAACGGGACGGCCACGTTGCTTGCCCGGTTTGTAGCCTTTCAAAGTTTTGACCACACGGACAGCTTCTTTATCGAGAAATGGATCAACTCCGCGTGCCACCCTTACGTCCACAACATTGCCTTCCTTGTCTACAACGTAAGACACATATACGATTCCGGTCGTGCCCATGTCCTTTGCGATCTGCGGATATTCAGTTCTGTTCGTTAGATCAGAAAGAAGCTTTCCTTCACCGCCCGGATAGTTGGGCATTTCCTCCACAATCATGAATATCTCATCTTCTTCAGGTTCATCTGCTTCGGGAGCACTTGCCACCTCAGAAGGCAAATCCGCTTCGTCTGGGAACTGAGGCTCATCAGCGTCAACTGCGTCAACCACATCGTTCTCCACAATATCCATCTGTGTAGTTTCAATCGGCTTTTGAGGAAGCTTTGGCCTTGCAATTTCCCTTTTCTCTTCGCGAGATGTTATCGGGGGCAATTCAATTGGCGGCCTGTCAATATCTGGTTGCGGCTTATAAACCTCCGGTAGATGATAAGGCGTGCGCCACTCAAATGAGACAAGGGTGATGGAAAGGGCAAACACAAGCCCCGCAAGGAAAAACAATGGTCTTTTCCGCTCCAATGGTGTTTTCGAACTTTTCATGATACGAGAAATTTAAGGTTAGGTAGTGTTGTACCATTCGAGCGATTTTGTTGGTGAAACGGAAGGTTTCAGAACTTATTGTGGAAAGTCCTTGAGGTTTCGGAAACCGGGGTCTCCGAAAAAAATTGAATCACACTCGCCAGCCAGTGATAGACCTGTCTTCAAAACCGTTAAAACGGCAGGTGCCTTGCTGTCCACCATAGCCCACGATTTAAATCGTGGGCTATGGTGGAATCAACACGTTCGGGAATGGTTTCAACCATTTTCCACATCTCCTTCTTTTTAATGAGGATCAATGGGTTCATTCACAGAACCTGCATTTCGGACACCCCTGTTTCTGGAACCTTCAGGGTCTTTCATAAAAAAATCCCGACCAACTTTCGCTGATCGGGATTGTCTTTCTTTCGTTTGTTCCGATTACTGCAACTGGAATCGGATAGGAATGGTAAACTGAACCGGAACGGGCTTACCACGCTGTTTTCCTGGCTTGTAGCCTTTCAGCGTTTTTACCACGCGTACGGCTTCCTTGTCCAAGAATGGGTCTGCTCCACGGACAACCTTCACATCGCTTACCGAACCATCTTTACCTACAATGTAGCTTACATAAACCACACCTGTGATGCCGTTTTCCTTGGCAATGGCAGGATACTCAACGTGTTCCGCAATGTACTTGAGCAGCGCAGCATCTCCGCCTGGGAACGCTGGCATGTCCTCCACAATGGTGAAGAAATCAGGCTCAGCCGGTTCTTCTTCCACAGGAACAACTTCTTCGATGATCGTTTCCTGCGTGGCTTCCACGTCCATGATCTCCACTTCATCCTCAATCTCCACGTCATCTTCCACTATCTCAATTTCGGGAGCTGGTGGTGGCGGTGGTGGCGGTGGTGGCGGTGGTTGGTTCTGCTCCGTGATCGGAATGATCTCTTCTTCGATGTCATCGATCACCAGCTGTCCGAGGTCGCCAGCACTACGCTCATAGGTCTTCCATTCGAAGGCCGTAAGCACCAATGCAAGCGCCACAACGTAACCTGCAGCCAGAAACAGCGAACGTTTCTTCTCCAGGTCAACTTCAGGGTTCTTCTTAATCTCCATAGTTTGATTTTTATGGGCGGGTAAATTTATAACTATTGATGCAAACTCAACAATCGAGTTTCATGTAGTTGGATGCGAACTTTCAGGCTATTCCACAATGGACGTGAATTTTTTCCGGATCTGCGGGAAACCAACGATCGCGATCACCGCTCCGACCATGTCGGCCAGAAGGTCAAGGAAATCGCCATCTCTACCTGTAGCCCAATAGAATTGCGCCAATTCCAAACCTCCACCCAAAAGAAAACACCACAGCAAAGACCACAGCATCGGTCGTTGAAATTTGTTCCCCACCAGATTCCAAGCGACCAGAAACGCCTCTACCCCGAACAGCACCGCGTGGATGAGTTTGTCCATTCCCGACAGTTCGAGCCACCAGTATTTCGGTACTCCGCTTGGCGGAGACAGAAGCGCATAAAAGATAAAGGCCGTCCAGAGGACAGCCAGTATCGATCTCAGTAACATATTTATTCGCGTTTCTTATCCTCCAATGAGGTCTGCGTACTCATCTGCAGAAAGTAGGTTATCTGCTTCTGATGGGTCGCTCAATTCGATCTTGATCATCCAACCTGCGCCATAAGGATCGCGGTTTACCGCTTCTGGATCTGCTTCCAAACCTTGGTTCACCTCGGCCACTTCGCCCGACATTGGCATGAAAAGATCGGAAACAGTCTTCACAGCTTCAACGGTTCCGAAAACCTCGTCAGCGGCCAACGTTTCCGTTTCGGTCTCAATCTCCACATAAACAATATCACCCAACTCGCCTTGTGCAAAATCGGTAATACCAACGGTGGCAACGTTGCCTTCAATCTTGATCCATTCGTGTTCTTTGGTGTACTTCAGGTCGGCTGGGATGTTCATTTCGCTACGTGATTTAGAATTTCGGCCAAAATTATGTTTTATGCCGATTCGTGTGCTATTCGGCCAATGTAAATCTGAGACTTAGGCCTGCTGCGTGGTTCTGCGTTGGGAATGAGGAGGAGACCACAGGTGTGTTGATGGCCCCATTGTAGAACAAACGGATATTGAACCGCTGGTTGATAACGTAATCCGCATTCACCTTTATACTGATGAGTTTCTGACCAGAAGTGGCCTGATTGAGGTCTTCATCCAATTTTCGGATCATGGTTCGGTTATCGCGCAACGAGAAGTCCAATCGCAAATTCATATCCGATTTGATGCGTTTGGTGCTCTTACCGAACTTGATCGGGAAAGGCACATTCTTAAATGTATAACCCGCGCCCACCACATATTCCTCGCTGGTCACCTCGGTAACCTGATTGTTGGAGAAGTTGAGCGAAAGCGTTCTGCTGGTCTTCACCTCCATTTTGGCGGTCATGGAGTTCTTGAAGTTGAAATCGAGACTTATCAGCGGACTGAACTGCTCGCTGATGGTGATGCTTCCGATCTGGTATTTGGAGATGAAGTTGTTGGAGCTGTCGCGTGAATTCGGGTAATCCTGTCCCTCGATCAGCGGTTCGAAACCAAGGTTGGTCCTGAAACTGCTTACGCTGTAGGTCGATCGGTACGAGTGGCCGAGTGTAACGTTCCGCGCAAACTTCTTCACAAAAGGAATCTTTCCAATCCCATCATAATTGACCCGCCAGTTAGGCAACGGGATCCGTGGGAAGGTGCTCATCTCAATTTTGGATGGATCGTACACACCATAAGAAGCAAGGAACGCGGGAATCAATACATCCACCTGCGTGGGTCCATAACCGCTCGGGTAGCCGTTCGTCTCCGTGGTCAAAGCACCCGGATGCGCATTTGCCAACCGTTCGGCCACCGTTAATCGATTTGCTTTGAAATTCTCAAAAACGGGCGATGTATTATCCTTCCGCTGCCGGATGAAAGCCGTGTTGGCCGTGATGTACGACATACTGAAGTTACCCGTGGTGTACGGATTGTAACTCACAGGAGATTGCAGCGCCTCATCCCAACGGAAATACTCGTTCAGACTTTCGGTGTAGGTCCGGGTGGCGGTGAGGTCGATACGGAAGCCTTTGATCGGTTCCACCGTGGCACGGATGTTCAGCGAACTGGACTGCGTTTGGGTCAACGGACTACTTTGGAGCGTATCGTTGGTTATCCAGTTTCCTTTGATGGCCTCTGCCCGAATATCATAACCCGTGGCAATATTATCGAAGGCGTACTGCTGCCAACCGAAGATGAACGGCACCATGCCCATGATGTTCTGCATGGTATCCGAAAGTCCCATGTACTTGGTTTTCGGTCGATAACCCGGCAAGAGCGTTCCGTTGTTCTCCGAATAAGTGACGTTCGCAGATTTCACCATTAATATCAGGTTGACGAGCCCCTCGCCAAGTATCTTCCCGAAGTTGATCTTCGGTTTATCAACCGTGTCATTCTGCGATTTCGGATCGTTTCCTCCCGGACTTCCCTTCGATCGACCCTTGGCTGCCGCGCGCCTTGCACTGGACGACCGCCTACTGTTCTGCATGACCTTCTTAAAGAACGGTATTTTGTTGTATAATTGGGTGAAGTTTGCATTCACGTTCACTTGCCAGTTTTGCGAATTCTGTACCGTATTCCCGAAGGATGATTGAACGAACTTTCCAGCCGAATCGCGCTGCAAAGGAGCCGCCTTCCACGAATAGTTTCCTGTGTACGATGCGTTTGAGGTCACCCAACTGAGTATCGGGAACTTGTCAATCGGCAAATTCCAGTTCACCGTAGTATTATGGTTGTACTGCGTTGTACGGCCTCCGTTCATCACATTCGACCAAATGGAATCGCGCATGTGGTGCCAGTTGTCAAATTTCTTGTCAACCGGCCCGGCAGGTTCATCCACCCGCCCAAAGTTGAAGGCATCGAACTGAATCTTGATGGCTTTCGTCAGGTCGTATTTAAAATGGTATTCACGGTTCCAGAAGAAGGATTTCTGGAAGGTGGAATCGATCTTGATGTCGGCATAATCGGTGGTGTTCCGCAACTGCTGTTCGGTGTACCTGCGGTCCATGTCCGTTCGGAAACCGAGCTTGTTCGGCAAATAATTGAAGTTGAAATCTTTGATAGGCTGCCACCAACCTGACCGCAACATGTTCCGCGACCATTTCTGATAATTCTCCTTCCGCTTGGTGTATTTCTCCAGCTGATCTTCCGCCTCTTTCATTTCCTCGCCCTTCACCTTGGCGCGTTTCAAACTGTCTACCAATGCCTTCTGTTCCTTCACCCGCGTTTCCTGCCGTTCCTTGGTCGCATCCACCATCGCATTTACCAGTTTTAGCTTCGCGAAAGGACGCACGTTCTTACCCTTCGGACTATAATCGTAGCTCATTCCTCCACGATAGGTTCGCGTTTCGCGATACTTGGTGTTGATATCGCGCATGTAATTCTGACTGTAGGAATAATTGAACCCGAAGTTGGCCGGATCCCACGGCATCGGTTTCTTACTCTTCACCCCAATGCGCACGTCCGTGAAGTTCATGCTCCTCCTTTTGTTGTAGGACTGCGTCTTCTGCAACAACGCCTTCCGCGCAGAGTCAGGATTGGCAGATGTCTCCTTGATCTCGGTGAGCGAAGCCGCCATGGAAATGTCCGGGCTGAGCGGATTGTACTGCGGATCGCTGAACGACTCACCATAGCTGAGGTAAAGCGGAACATTTACTCCCAACTTGGTTGGGAAGAATTTGCCCAACGCGATCTGTGCAGAAAGGTCGTAGTTGGTAATTGTTTCGCGCAAACGCTCACTTGGCTTACTGTCGAATGCACCGAAACCGAATTTCGTGTAATCGACCGCTCCGTTCAGCGTTGCGAAGTCGGCCAGTTTCACATTCACCTGCCCGGTTGTGGCCCATCCTCCACGGTTGTCGAAATCCGTCAAGCGCAATTCGTTCACCCAAACTTCCACACATTTGGGCTGACCATCATCACCATCGTTCACGCCTGTCTTCTTCGGGTTTCGGATACCGATCATCATCGACTTGATGTTCCCCAGGTTCGGGTTACCCTTCACCGCAATCTTGTTCCGCGGCCCATGATCCACTTCATACCGCTTGGTCAAGGAAACCGTTGGGTCGGAGACAAGATCCTTGTTCCGCTGTAGCTTGGCCTGCTTCAGATCCTCAAAATTCACATCAATGTTGTTCAGAATCGGCCAGACGGCATAACGGTCATCATCACTGTTTTGATTGTATTCGTCAGGTGGCGTTACGATGGCCGGAACCTCATACTCGTAATAGTTATTGTCGAAGTCGGTTCCCAAGCGGAGGAACACCCGCACGTCCCCGTCTTTCAGCACATTCGGGTCGATGGCCTCTGCGTGGATGAACATCTTGAGGCGTTTGTAGGAACGCACATCAAACTGGGTGTTCTTATAGGCCGCCCGCGCATCGCCATCTTCCAGATCACACACACGGAGCATTAGCGACTGCTCGTTCAACTGACGCAATGTGGTGTTGCTCGATGGCGTCTGCTGACGGTAGATTCCCGGTGGCAGCACATAATTGATCGGCTCCTTCACCCCGTTCTCCTCAATGTTCACCACCGAAATGTCGAAAGGTGTATTGTCGCCCGGATCGCTTGGAATGTATTCGCCCGGTTCTTCCAGCGAGAAAAGGTAACGTCTCCATTCCCCACGTACGAGCTCCAAACGTCCGAAACGCACCACGATGGAGTCCTCAAACCCTTTCAGGAACATCCGCATGAATCGGATGGAACGCCAATCCGAGATGTTTCCCACGGCCTTCTCAGGAGCTCTCACAGGGATCTTGAACTGATACCACATCACATCGATATTCTGGCCATTGGCCAATTGGCCGCGTC is a genomic window of Flavobacteriales bacterium containing:
- the sprA gene encoding cell surface protein SprA — encoded protein: MRSMLKRMLVVFAIAAGMVLVAGADANTPAKRNAFMGLELLTFAADTDTLSLPYPVPDSYDPTPTGNDNGLYLNDPENIKTDIDYDPESGEYNINKTVGEDINYRPPTYMSFDEFQDYNANQAIRDYWKEKAQTQSESQRKPLIPKLNIKSKLFESIFCGSTVEIRPQGSAELIFGVNVSKIKNPALPANQQTNTTFNFDQSIQLNVTGKIGDAMSLGVNYNTNATFDFENQMKLKWQACDEDNILRSIEAGNVSLPLTGSLIKGSQNLFGVKAVAQFGRLTVTGIFSQAKSESNSVQTQGGAQVTKFSVKADEYEAYRHYFLTQFFRDHYDQWLADLPLVKSPINITRIEVWITNTSAQTNGGQRNVVAMMDLGEPVADAYNHTFIGPGTGDQGVPNNNANNLYQKLTSSYVGARNIDQVEGVLGPLETTDNFINSQDYEALQFATPLDPSEYRYHPQLGYISLNREMQPNEVLSVAFQYTYGGKVYQVGEFSTDGITGDQALYTKLLKSTITNPKLPLWDLMMKNVYSIGAYQVSKEDFRLDIIYDNIAAGTKTNYIPEGAIDGQILLRTMNLDKLNYNNDPYPDGFFDFVEGVTITSQNGRIYFPVVEPFGSHLENKFNLPSEEEIAKKYVYQQLYDSTHQAALNFPQLNRFIIAGTYKGEGGSVISLGGMNIPQGSVTVTAGSQTLTENVDYTVDYTLGRVTIINDAIIASGQKVTANYESNSLFNIQKKTLAGVHMDYKISNDLVFGATIMNLRERPLTQKVNQGDEPINNTIWGVNGSYRTESRLLTKLVDMIPLISTKEVSTFSASGEFAHLIPGNAKAITKSGVSYLDDFEGSVNYIDLKQRQSWVLASTPQGQSQLFPEGAASNQIGNGINRAKFAWYIIDPLFYRNNNLTPAHWGKEEQSYQYSRGVLQQEIFPNKQSQIANQQTNLPIFDVAFYPKEKGPYNYDADGGTPEGIDYGYGLDQDGNLNEPGKRWGGIMRQIQTTNFETNNIEFIQIWMMDPFYYDTQNQHSGGDLYFNIGNISEDIVRDGVKNFENGFPWPDNPSLPTDTTNLAIVAKSTNIVNVFANDPNARPFQDVGLDGMNDDQELSFHTGNLPSGTPNSDYVHRLDSMLAQGPSVLTQAAYDKLTADVSTDNFKYYRGDDLDAKQASVLERYKMYNGLEGNSPTANQSGTSFQASSSTLPDVEDINRDFTMNKSENYFQYKVSLRKEDLVVGKNYITNAVMGRGQLANGQNIDVMWYQFKIPVRAPEKAVGNISDWRSIRFMRMFLKGFEDSIVVRFGRLELVRGEWRRYLFSLEEPGEYIPSDPGDNTPFDISVVNIEENGVKEPINYVLPPGIYRQQTPSSNTTLRQLNEQSLMLRVCDLEDGDARAAYKNTQFDVRSYKRLKMFIHAEAIDPNVLKDGDVRVFLRLGTDFDNNYYEYEVPAIVTPPDEYNQNSDDDRYAVWPILNNIDVNFEDLKQAKLQRNKDLVSDPTVSLTKRYEVDHGPRNKIAVKGNPNLGNIKSMMIGIRNPKKTGVNDGDDGQPKCVEVWVNELRLTDFDNRGGWATTGQVNVKLADFATLNGAVDYTKFGFGAFDSKPSERLRETITNYDLSAQIALGKFFPTKLGVNVPLYLSYGESFSDPQYNPLSPDISMAASLTEIKETSANPDSARKALLQKTQSYNKRRSMNFTDVRIGVKSKKPMPWDPANFGFNYSYSQNYMRDINTKYRETRTYRGGMSYDYSPKGKNVRPFAKLKLVNAMVDATKERQETRVKEQKALVDSLKRAKVKGEEMKEAEDQLEKYTKRKENYQKWSRNMLRSGWWQPIKDFNFNYLPNKLGFRTDMDRRYTEQQLRNTTDYADIKIDSTFQKSFFWNREYHFKYDLTKAIKIQFDAFNFGRVDEPAGPVDKKFDNWHHMRDSIWSNVMNGGRTTQYNHNTTVNWNLPIDKFPILSWVTSNASYTGNYSWKAAPLQRDSAGKFVQSSFGNTVQNSQNWQVNVNANFTQLYNKIPFFKKVMQNSRRSSSARRAAAKGRSKGSPGGNDPKSQNDTVDKPKINFGKILGEGLVNLILMVKSANVTYSENNGTLLPGYRPKTKYMGLSDTMQNIMGMVPFIFGWQQYAFDNIATGYDIRAEAIKGNWITNDTLQSSPLTQTQSSSLNIRATVEPIKGFRIDLTATRTYTESLNEYFRWDEALQSPVSYNPYTTGNFSMSYITANTAFIRQRKDNTSPVFENFKANRLTVAERLANAHPGALTTETNGYPSGYGPTQVDVLIPAFLASYGVYDPSKIEMSTFPRIPLPNWRVNYDGIGKIPFVKKFARNVTLGHSYRSTYSVSSFRTNLGFEPLIEGQDYPNSRDSSNNFISKYQIGSITISEQFSPLISLDFNFKNSMTAKMEVKTSRTLSLNFSNNQVTEVTSEEYVVGAGYTFKNVPFPIKFGKSTKRIKSDMNLRLDFSLRDNRTMIRKLDEDLNQATSGQKLISIKVNADYVINQRFNIRLFYNGAINTPVVSSSFPTQNHAAGLSLRFTLAE
- a CDS encoding TonB family protein — protein: MEIKKNPEVDLEKKRSLFLAAGYVVALALVLTAFEWKTYERSAGDLGQLVIDDIEEEIIPITEQNQPPPPPPPPPPPAPEIEIVEDDVEIEDEVEIMDVEATQETIIEEVVPVEEEPAEPDFFTIVEDMPAFPGGDAALLKYIAEHVEYPAIAKENGITGVVYVSYIVGKDGSVSDVKVVRGADPFLDKEAVRVVKTLKGYKPGKQRGKPVPVQFTIPIRFQLQ
- the gcvH gene encoding glycine cleavage system protein GcvH, producing MNIPADLKYTKEHEWIKIEGNVATVGITDFAQGELGDIVYVEIETETETLAADEVFGTVEAVKTVSDLFMPMSGEVAEVNQGLEADPEAVNRDPYGAGWMIKIELSDPSEADNLLSADEYADLIGG
- a CDS encoding TonB family protein produces the protein MKSSKTPLERKRPLFFLAGLVFALSITLVSFEWRTPYHLPEVYKPQPDIDRPPIELPPITSREEKREIARPKLPQKPIETTQMDIVENDVVDAVDADEPQFPDEADLPSEVASAPEADEPEEDEIFMIVEEMPNYPGGEGKLLSDLTNRTEYPQIAKDMGTTGIVYVSYVVDKEGNVVDVRVARGVDPFLDKEAVRVVKTLKGYKPGKQRGRPVSVQFTVPIRFVLQ